The DNA sequence TAATATTACCCTTCTTTAACTTTGTTAGTTATTAAAGTTTGTTCTCTTTGTGTAAGATATGTATTAACTATTAATTTGTGGCTATTGTTTTCTGTAGTTATTTTTTAACATAGTGATGGCAGTGTTTTTGGAAGGAGGCAGTAATTGTAAAGTTACGGGTTGTAGTTCTTCCAGCGAACTGACTGAAGGGGCAGTAGTTCCACAGCACTGAGATGCCAAGTCAGTCATCCCTAAATCCTGCTTCTGTGTCTGGAGTCACACTGTTGACTATGTAAACACAACTCTGACAACAATGCTGACTGTGTTTTATATCTGCGATCTCATGATCCACTCTGGTGTTAAGGCACAACATCAAAAATATATTCCTTTCCATATCAGTTTTAATCGACCACTGAGAGCCTTCATTGATGCTGAACTAGAAAGTACTGCAAGCAGCAGATTTGTGCCACACATGTCAACACATCGGTGGCTGCTGTCTAGTTTCCCTTTGTGTTCAACCAGATGCTTGCTTGTCCGTTGTTCTTGCAGGTGTAGCAATGATGCAGATAGTAGGTGCCCCGTGTGTAAAGGCAGGCCCCAACGCTAACGGTAAACACCCAGCCGCCCGCCTCTCAGTCCCATCGTAGATGGCATGCTAGTCAACGATGTCCTCCTCAGTCATGTGGGAACTATCCGACAGTGGCATGGTGCTGAATGGTGTGAACAGTGTCCATCCAGGAAAACTGATCAATCCATTTCACCATTGATGGGACAAGTTGCTCCGCACCTGGCTTTCCTCGGAGCTCAAGCCTGGGAACAAAATTTCAAAACTCTGAGCTTGCTTGGCGTCTTAAACTGTTTTTTCTGTGGTAAATTAGTGACAACAGTCCGTCTGAATTGGTATTCTTAAGAAGTGTgccgggggaggggggggaaCTTCAACAATCTGACAGGTCCATGAGCTTCTCAGTAACTGTCGAGCTAAATCTGTAGCTGCCTCAGATCTTCAAAATTTGTTGGCCAAATTTGACCGTCTCAGGATATTCCTGTCTGTAAATATCACTATCACAACTGGAACGGAATCGGATAAGCAGTGATGATTTGTGGTTCTGGCCTACATGTGGTCGTGGTGTTGTCTACATTTGTGgcatggttgtgtgtgtgtggacacagCTTTTTTGTCTTTAGTCCTTCAGTTCTGCAAACGTGTCTCAAAACATTTAGTTTGACGATGATTCCTACGAGGCTCCTCCCTTTCAGTTTTTTGGTCCAAGTCTTCCTCATTCAGACGACAACAAGGCTCGGGCTGAAGTCTTTTGATCCACTCATTTGCCTTTATTCCAGGCATGCTTCCTGGTATGGGTCCGCCGCTCGTCTCTATGATGCATCCTCAGCtggctctctctgctgctcccGCCTCCATGGCTGGTTCACTACACCTTCCCGAGTGGATGGAATACAAGACAGCTGATGGGAAGACCTACTACTATAACAACAGAACACTGGAGTCCACGTGGGAGAAACCACTGGCAGTCCTGGAGAAAGGTGATTGTCCACTCCAGAAATCCCAGTGCAGATGATTTGGAGGAGGTCTGTGATGCTGTTCTCTTTTGTTAGGACCTGTTTTGATGGATTCTTCTGattaaatcttattttttttatgacgtGTATGTGTGTTAGGCTGGCAGCTGGTTTCTCAAGCTTCATGCAATTTCAATTTCTGCTCACCAGCAACACAACACTGTCATTTGTCAGATGTCAGAAGAAGCCTGGTCTCACATTAGCTGACCTAAAATTAACCCGTGTCACCTCCAGGTATGACACCTAATCTTATAAACAGGATTCAGACAGATTGTGTTCACCATTCATGGTAATTGAATAATGGCATCAGAAAAATGTTGTTTGCTTTTGATGCCCCAACGTGACCCTGCAGCCTTGATTTGAGTGTCCCTTGCTCGTCCCTGTAGAGAAAGAAACTGAAAAGCTGAAGGAGCGTCTCCTGCAGGAAGAAGCTGAAGCCATGgagatggaggatgaagaaaacaaactcctcctcctcaatgACAAGGAGGTTTGTGAGAACACTTAAGTTCATACGCTGTGGAGGATGATTATGTAAGCACCTCAGTAACTGCAGTGGCTCTGATGGATTATTTAAAGGCCTGAGGAGGTCATTAGAGAAGAGGTCAACTTGTAGCAAGCCCCCAGGAGCTCACTCGCATAACCGCTTCGTGCTCAACCTCTTTATCTTGTGGTGTTGTCTCAATTATGCTAGCTGTCTTGACAGCTTTCTCCCAGACGTTGTCTACTATAGTCAGGAGGATTCCCTTTTGTTCAAGTAGACTAAAGAAGCGGAGAtgacggaggaggagaaagCGGCTCAAAAAGCACGACCCGTCGCCACCAACCCAATCCCGGGGACCCCCTGGTACGGTGATCGAGTCAGCTGACAGGTGGTCCGTGAAAGCCTTGCTGCGATCGCTCACGCTCgtgtgtgtcaggtgtgtgGTGTGGACCGGGGACGACCGGGTCTTTTTTTACAATCCAACCACGCGGCTGTCCATGTGGGACCGACCCGAGGAGCTGGTGGGTCGAGCTGATGTTGACAAGCACATCCAGGAGCCGCCACACAAACGAGGTTTGGATGACTCAAAGAGGATAGGTAAGTCCCGCCGTTGGGCTGTTGCCGTTTGTGTCTGACAGCTGCCTGGGTTCACAGGTCTGAAGGATGACGAGCTGGGCCTGTCTGCTGATGGCGATCTGGACGATGAGCACAACAAAGCAAAGAAGCGCAAGTGAGTCTTCAGGAAAAACGGGTCCTCCACGGGTCCGACCTAAATACAATGCAAGAAAActgtcagagaaaaacaaagtcgTTCTCATTGTGATTTTTACCTCTTTAAATTTAGaatttaaagaaatgaaaatggggAAGTTGAAATCTTAAAGGTCTAAAttgttacagaaaaaaaaacgctaTATTGGGTTAAACCAAATGAAAGAAGccgaaataaaaatggaaaatcaCAGAGAAATGTTGAAACAATTTAAAGATATTAAATCTTTGGACTGACACTAGTTAATTGTTAATAGTGGTGTTGCAAATGGGAATGAATAGAAACACAACTGACCTACAAAACCTAGCAAAATGCAGGCAGGGggtcacatgtggcccccgggccacacgcTGCCCAGGTCTGCTGCAGATCAGCATCAAATGTTCAGCTGAGTCACTGAACACATTGAAATCAAAGCCCTCGTTTCACGTTTTTAAGCACCGATGCAGGCTGTTTGGTGGTATCTCACCTTTGTCTTCTCCACAGGAAAGAGGACATGAAAGAAGGGGAGTCAGATAAGGAGGTCGCCATGGAGGCCGAGCTCCGTGCTGCCAGAGAAAGAGCCGTGGTGCCGCTGGAGTCCAGGATGACACAGTTCAGAGAAATGCTGCTGGAGAGAGGGGTGAGGCCCGCTTTCTGTCGCCATCATGACTGTTGCTTGTCCAGTTCGTCGAACGTCTTCGTTTCCTTCATGAAGGTGTCTGCTTTCTCCACGTGGGACAAAGAGCTTCACAAGATCGTGTTTGATCCCCGGTACCTCCTCCTCAACCCTAAAGAGAGAAAACAGGTTTATATCTCCAAGTTTAGTTCCACATTTGCTCCCGCTGACTGGGCTACCTTCGGGCTTGGGGTCATTTTTCTCTGGTGGGTTTCAGGTGTTTGATCAGTATGTGAAGACCCGCGctgaggaagagaggaaggagaagaagaacaagcTGATGCAGGCCAAAGACGAATTCAGGAAGATGATGGACGAGTCCAGAATCACAGCCAGGTGGGCGCTTCAGAACATGGctcatttctgtctctgtgttcCCCACGGTGTTGGGTTAGACAAGGCTACGCGGTGCAATGACGCCGCTCTAAACTTCATTTGCAGGACGACCTTTAGTGAATTTGCAGTCAAGCACGGTCGAGACCCCCGATTCAAAACCATAGAGAAGATGAAGGAcagggaagccatctttgtTGAGTATGTCACTGCCATGAAGAAGAGAGATAAAGAAGACTCCAAGTCCAGAGGAGAGAAGGTACCACCACATCTGCTTGACATTTACTCTGGCTTCATCCTGACGGGATTTCTTTTCTCCAGATGAAGCAGGACTTTTTTGAGCTGCTCAGCGACCAACACATCGAGGCGGGCCAGCGGTGGAGCAAGGTCAAGGAGAGGCTGGAGACAGACCCCCGGTACAAAGCTGTGGAGAGCTCTGCGCTCCGAGAAGAGCTCTACAAGCAGTACATGGAGAAGCTGGCCAAGGTgtgagctggtcacatgaccacctttGAATTTGACGTGTCCGGAATGGCTCTTTAATTCACCTCCTCCGGCGGCGTGTCCTGGACAGAGCgtggacctggagaaggagCGCGAGCTGGAGCGGCAGGCCCGGATCGAGGCCAGTCTCAGGGAGCGGGAGCGGGAGGTGCAGAAGGCCCGGTCCGAGCAGACCAAAGAAATCGACAGAGAAAGGGAGCAGCACAAGAGAGAGGAGGCCATCCAGCATTTCAAAGCCTTAATGTCTGACATGGTGGGGAGACGTGTGTCTGTCACCTCCTGTCAGGTCACGTGTTGACGTGTTGGCCGTGTTTTCAGGTCCGGTCTTCAGATGCAACCTGGTCTGATACTCGCCGCAACCTGAGGAAGGACCACCGCTGGGAGTCGTCCTCACTgctggagagagaagagaaggagaagcttTTCAATGAGCATGTGGAGGCActggccaagaagaagaaggagcacTTCAGGCAGCTGCTGGATGAGACCAGCATGGTgggtctctctgctcctctccttcatGATGGGCATAAATGGTCCGGGTCAAGTTTGCTCATCAGTCACGGGATCTGTTCTGTAGATAACGCTCACCACTACatggaaggaggtgaagaaggtcaTAAAGGAGGATCCTCGCTGTATCAAGTTCTCCTCCAGCGACCGGGTGaggctcctctgctcctccagcatcTGCGTGTCGTGCCCAGATAACAATATTTCAACCTCACCTGTAATGAGAAAGAGACCTGAGGAACCCAGAGGCGCGATGAGCATTGGTCGTGCAGCTCGTGCGCTAGCAGGGACCAGCTTGCACTTCCGCCCTCATCCATTGCTGAAGTTGCCCTTTGTTTACAGAAGCGGCAGCGGGAGTTTGAAGACTACATCAAAGACAAGTACATCACAGCCAAAGCTGACTTCAGAACCCTTCTGAAGGAGACCAAGTTCATCACGTACAGGTGGGTCCCCTTCACTGCTCATGATCTCACCTGTTCAGAGTTTAACAGGGAAGAGGTATGGCAGGGTGTCAAGCTGTGTGAGAGGTCTCACTGCAGAGGAGCGCactataaaacatgtttttcaactGAGTTTCACTTTCACTCAACGTAGCTGGAGCTACGAACCACCTCTGATCTGGACATTCATTTTTAGATGTCGCCTACAAATTGGTCTGCACGAACACAACATGTTGCCACCGATCACATTACTGATCAAGGCACGTCTGTAATTCACATCACCAGGGAGAACATTGGTGCCGAGGCGTTGAGGCttgtgcagggaagctgctgctgtgttatGCTAACTGGTGTCCAGACCTCGAGTGTGGCATCGCCAATATGAAGTGCAACACACCTCATGATTTATCATTGACGTCTGTGTCAGCCTGCTCCTCCAATGGTCTGCTGTCCTCAGATCCAGAAAGCTGATCCATGAGTCGGAGCAGCACCTGAAGGACGTGGAGAAGATTCTTCAGAACGACAAGCGATACCTGGTTCTGGAGTGTGTGCCCGACGAGCGGCGCAAGCTCATCATGTTCTACATAGAGGACCTGGACCGGCGTGGCCCACCGCCTCCCCCCACTGCGTCTGAGCCCACACGGCGCTCCAACAAGTGACCAAGTCCCTCCCCAACTCCTCCCCCTCGACCCCTTATTTGGACTGAGCATGACCTCCTGGTA is a window from the Synchiropus splendidus isolate RoL2022-P1 chromosome 17, RoL_Sspl_1.0, whole genome shotgun sequence genome containing:
- the tcerg1b gene encoding transcription elongation regulator 1 isoform X2, translated to MADQTESETIGFGDNRMAQQVARFRNPTPAPAPPQTPVLRGPPPLLRPPPPPFGMMRGPPPRPPFGRPPFDPNMPPIPPPGGMPPPIGPPHLQRPPFLPPPIGSLPPPPGMLFPPGMPPVSAAGAPAPNPAEEIWVENKTPEGKAYYYNARTRESAWTKPEGVKIIQQSELNPLLVTATGGTSVGVTAAASSSSINTTASISAASPTQAPSSTPSRTLSSSPDSVTTLSPSVSMAAPVVADLPLVTPETSTVAVSPVTVVTVSTVPSPVTAVPTVPLLPAALPHSVAQSTAAIPAFPPVMVPPFRVPLPGMHIPLPGVAMMQIVGAPCVKAGPNANGMLPGMGPPLVSMMHPQLALSAAPASMAGSLHLPEWMEYKTADGKTYYYNNRTLESTWEKPLAVLEKEKETEKLKERLLQEEAEAMEMEDEENKLLLLNDKETKEAEMTEEEKAAQKARPVATNPIPGTPWCVVWTGDDRVFFYNPTTRLSMWDRPEELVGRADVDKHIQEPPHKRGLKDDELGLSADGDLDDEHNKAKKRKKEDMKEGESDKEVAMEAELRAARERAVVPLESRMTQFREMLLERGVSAFSTWDKELHKIVFDPRYLLLNPKERKQVFDQYVKTRAEEERKEKKNKLMQAKDEFRKMMDESRITARTTFSEFAVKHGRDPRFKTIEKMKDREAIFVEYVTAMKKRDKEDSKSRGEKMKQDFFELLSDQHIEAGQRWSKVKERLETDPRYKAVESSALREELYKQYMEKLAKSVDLEKERELERQARIEASLREREREVQKARSEQTKEIDREREQHKREEAIQHFKALMSDMVRSSDATWSDTRRNLRKDHRWESSSLLEREEKEKLFNEHVEALAKKKKEHFRQLLDETSMITLTTTWKEVKKVIKEDPRCIKFSSSDRKRQREFEDYIKDKYITAKADFRTLLKETKFITYRSRKLIHESEQHLKDVEKILQNDKRYLVLECVPDERRKLIMFYIEDLDRRGPPPPPTASEPTRRSNK
- the tcerg1b gene encoding transcription elongation regulator 1 isoform X1, translating into MADQTESETIGFGDNRMAQQVARFRNPTPAPAPPQTPVLRGPPPLLRPPPPPFGMMRGPPPRPPFGRPPFDPNMPPIPPPGGMPPPIGPPHLQRPPFLPPPIGSLPPPPGMLFPPGMPPVSAAGAPAPNPAEEIWVENKTPEGKAYYYNARTRESAWTKPEGVKIIQQSELNPLLVTATGGTSVGVTAAASSSSINTTASISAASPTQAPSSTPSRTLSSSPDSVTTLSPSVSMAAPVVADLPLVTPETSTVAVSPVTVVTVSTVPSPVTAVPTVPLLPAALPHSVAQSTAAIPAFPPVMVPPFRVPLPGMHIPLPGVAMMQIVGAPCVKAGPNANGMLPGMGPPLVSMMHPQLALSAAPASMAGSLHLPEWMEYKTADGKTYYYNNRTLESTWEKPLAVLEKEKETEKLKERLLQEEAEAMEMEDEENKLLLLNDKETKEAEMTEEEKAAQKARPVATNPIPGTPWCVVWTGDDRVFFYNPTTRLSMWDRPEELVGRADVDKHIQEPPHKRGLDDSKRIGLKDDELGLSADGDLDDEHNKAKKRKKEDMKEGESDKEVAMEAELRAARERAVVPLESRMTQFREMLLERGVSAFSTWDKELHKIVFDPRYLLLNPKERKQVFDQYVKTRAEEERKEKKNKLMQAKDEFRKMMDESRITARTTFSEFAVKHGRDPRFKTIEKMKDREAIFVEYVTAMKKRDKEDSKSRGEKMKQDFFELLSDQHIEAGQRWSKVKERLETDPRYKAVESSALREELYKQYMEKLAKSVDLEKERELERQARIEASLREREREVQKARSEQTKEIDREREQHKREEAIQHFKALMSDMVRSSDATWSDTRRNLRKDHRWESSSLLEREEKEKLFNEHVEALAKKKKEHFRQLLDETSMITLTTTWKEVKKVIKEDPRCIKFSSSDRKRQREFEDYIKDKYITAKADFRTLLKETKFITYRSRKLIHESEQHLKDVEKILQNDKRYLVLECVPDERRKLIMFYIEDLDRRGPPPPPTASEPTRRSNK
- the tcerg1b gene encoding transcription elongation regulator 1 isoform X3; its protein translation is MADQTESETIGFGDNRMAQQVARFRNPTPAPAPPQTPVLRGPPPLLRPPPPPFGMMRGPPPRPPFGRPPFDPNMPPIPPPGGMPPPIGPPHLQRPPFLPPPIGSLPPPPGMLFPPGMPPVSAAGAPAPNPAEEIWVENKTPEGKAYYYNARTRESAWTKPEGVKIIQQSELNPLLVTATGGTSVGVTAAASSSSINTTASISAASPTQAPSSTPSRTLSSSPDSVTTLSPSVSMAAPVVADLPLVTPETSTVAVSPVTVVTVSTVPSPVTAVPTVPLLPAALPHSVAQSTAAIPAFPPVMVPPFRVPLPGMHIPLPGMLPGMGPPLVSMMHPQLALSAAPASMAGSLHLPEWMEYKTADGKTYYYNNRTLESTWEKPLAVLEKEKETEKLKERLLQEEAEAMEMEDEENKLLLLNDKETKEAEMTEEEKAAQKARPVATNPIPGTPWCVVWTGDDRVFFYNPTTRLSMWDRPEELVGRADVDKHIQEPPHKRGLDDSKRIGLKDDELGLSADGDLDDEHNKAKKRKKEDMKEGESDKEVAMEAELRAARERAVVPLESRMTQFREMLLERGVSAFSTWDKELHKIVFDPRYLLLNPKERKQVFDQYVKTRAEEERKEKKNKLMQAKDEFRKMMDESRITARTTFSEFAVKHGRDPRFKTIEKMKDREAIFVEYVTAMKKRDKEDSKSRGEKMKQDFFELLSDQHIEAGQRWSKVKERLETDPRYKAVESSALREELYKQYMEKLAKSVDLEKERELERQARIEASLREREREVQKARSEQTKEIDREREQHKREEAIQHFKALMSDMVRSSDATWSDTRRNLRKDHRWESSSLLEREEKEKLFNEHVEALAKKKKEHFRQLLDETSMITLTTTWKEVKKVIKEDPRCIKFSSSDRKRQREFEDYIKDKYITAKADFRTLLKETKFITYRSRKLIHESEQHLKDVEKILQNDKRYLVLECVPDERRKLIMFYIEDLDRRGPPPPPTASEPTRRSNK